From a region of the Neisseria subflava genome:
- a CDS encoding PspA/IM30 family protein codes for MSETLSRRVGRLVSGGFHALIDAAENLAPEAVMNESIREIERAVDEVRAELGKVLAQKHLAAKKMADESNRHEAIDANLQAAVNAGRDDLAEAGIAEQMDIEARLPVLENTIADCAAQEKELEGFIVALQAKKREMQQQLQDWRAAQQSMGTGKTVGGNGSDLNRIARDAEKSGNAFDRVMGRQNSVHSSTDAAQLAKLKELEDLSRNNRIAERLAALKAKS; via the coding sequence ATGAGCGAAACCCTATCCCGCCGAGTAGGCCGTCTGGTAAGCGGCGGTTTTCATGCCCTGATTGATGCGGCGGAAAACCTTGCGCCTGAAGCGGTCATGAACGAAAGCATCCGCGAAATTGAGCGCGCAGTAGATGAAGTGCGTGCCGAATTGGGCAAAGTGTTGGCGCAGAAACACCTTGCCGCCAAGAAAATGGCCGATGAAAGCAACCGCCACGAGGCCATCGATGCCAATCTGCAAGCTGCCGTAAATGCCGGTCGCGATGATCTTGCCGAAGCGGGTATCGCCGAGCAGATGGACATCGAAGCTCGTCTGCCTGTTTTGGAAAACACCATTGCCGATTGTGCCGCACAAGAAAAAGAGCTCGAAGGCTTTATCGTTGCCCTGCAGGCGAAAAAACGCGAGATGCAGCAGCAGTTGCAAGACTGGCGTGCCGCACAGCAAAGCATGGGCACAGGAAAAACAGTCGGCGGCAACGGCAGCGACCTCAACCGCATTGCCCGTGATGCCGAAAAAAGCGGCAATGCCTTCGACCGTGTGATGGGTCGCCAAAACTCGGTACACAGCAGCACCGATGCGGCGCAGTTGGCCAAGCTGAAAGAACTGGAAGACTTAAGCCGCAACAACCGCATTGCCGAAAGATTGGCGGCATTGAAAGCGAAATCATAA